The genomic interval TAGGTTATTCAGACTTAACAACAGGAGAAGGAGAAGTAGAGAGTCCAGCTCAAAATGGTGGAATACAAATTGGTGATAGACTTATAAGTGTAAATGGAAATAAAATAAAAAATTCAAAAGATTTATCAAAAAAAATCAACGAGAGTAAATCAGAAAATGTTGAAATATTAATTGAGAGAAATGGTGAAGAAATAACTAAAAATATAAATTTATCAAAAAATGCAGATGGTGATTATAAAATAGGTCTTTGGGTAAGAGATTCTACTGCTGGTGTAGGTACACTTACTTTCTATGATAAAGAAAGTGGAAAATATGGAGCAATAGGTCATCCAATAACAGATAGTGAAACAGAAAAAATTCTTTCAATAAAAAATGGAGATCTTTTAAATTCTTCAATAATAAGCATAAAAAAAGGTGTTAAAGGTAATCCAGGAGAATTAAGAGGAATTTTTTCAAGTGATAAGAAACCAATAGGAAATGTTACAGGAAATACACAATGTGGAATATTTGGTAGCATGAATACAGAAAATTTAAAAAATATTAATAATAAAACTTATAAAGTTGGTTGGAGAGATGAAATTCAGCCAGGACCAGCACAAATTATAACTACTATTGATGAAGAAGGTCCTAAGCTTTATGATATTGAAATTGTAAAACTTGCAAAGCAAGATAGCATTAGTACAAAGAGTATGGTAATTAAGATTACAGATGAAAGATTATTAGAAAAAACTGGTGGTGTTGTCCAAGGAATGAGTGGAAGTCCAATTATACAAAATGATAAAATAATTGGTGCTGTGACACATGTTTTGGTTAATAAACCTGAAGTAGGATATGGAATTTATATAGAGTGGATGTTAAAAGATGCAAAAATTATATAATAGAAAATAAGTGTGATTAATGTAAATATGTGTTATAATAAATACTAGAAAATTAAATGAATTTTTTAGTATTTATTTTTTTTAGAAGGAAATAAATAAGTTTTGTCGAATATAGTTAAAGTAGAATAATTGTAAAAAAATGGATATATAAAGTTGGTTAAGGAGAGAAAAGCATGAAGGAATCAAAAATATCTGTATTAATTGCTGATGATAACAAAGAGTTTTGCAATATTTTAAATGACTATTTATTAAGTCAAAGGGATATTGTTGTTACAGGAATTGCAAAGGATGGATTGGAAGCTTTAAAACTTATAGAAGAAAAACAACCAGATTTAGTTGTATTAGATATAATTATGCCACATTTAGATGGATTAGGTGTACTTGAAAGAATAAATTCTCTAGGATTAGAAAAAACTCCAAGAGTAATAGTATTATCTGCTGTTGGACAAGACAAAATTACTCAAAGAGCTATAACTTTAGGGGCAGATTATTATGTTGTTAAACCATTTGACATGGATGTATTTACAGAGAGAATAAGACAAATGTTTAATAGCACAATATCAGAGGAACCTACAAATAGTAAACCTACAATTAGTGTAGTTGAAGGTTCAAAAAGTGAGGATTCATCTTCTGATGATAACAAAGAGCCTATGGATTTAGAGGTTGAAATAACTAGTATAATTCATGAAATAGGAGTTCCAGCTCACATAAAAGGATATATGTATTTAAGAGAAGCTATAACTATGGTTGTAAATGATATGGAATTACTATCAGCTATAACAAAAGAGTTATATCCTTCAATAGCAAAGAAATATAATACTACTGCAAGTAGAGTTGAAAGAGCTATAAGACATGCTATAGAGGTTGCTTGGGGAAGAGGACAAATAGATGCTATAAACAAAATATTTGGACATACTATTCACAATGATAAGGGTAAACCAACAAACTCAGAGTTTATAGCTATGGTTGCAGATAAATTAAGACTAAAGAATAAAGTTAGCTAAATTAAGGAGAAAGCACTTTTTATCAGATAATATTTTCACTGATAAAAAGTGCTTTTTTATAGAGAGGTGAGGTAATTTGAGAAAAGCGGTATATGTAGAAGGAAATGAAAAAAAGATTATTTTAGCTAATTGTATAACTAAATCTGAGTATGAAAAAATATATAAAAAGAATTTAGTATGTCCAATAGATGGATGTAAAGCAAAACTTGGTTTTAGGGAAGTTAAAAAGCAAAGAGATGGAAAATATTTTTATACATTACCTAATAATAAACATGTTGATGGATGTCCTTATAAAATTCAAAAGAAGAAAAGAAGAGTAAGAAGAAAAATAGATAATAATTTAAGTGAGGATTTTTCACAAATATCATTTGAAATTTTATAATATTTATATAAATTTAAAAAATAATTTTAGATTTTTTAGGTCCAAAATTGAGGTGAGATATATGGATTTATATGAAAAAACTTTAAATGAGGAGAGCATATTTAAGTGTTCTTTTATGGAACTTGTTAAGCAAAAGGTGAAATTACCAGATGGCAATGAGGCAGAAAGAGATATTGTTAAACATTCAAATGGGGTTTGTGTTATAGCTTTCAATGAAAAAGGAAATATTCTTATGGTAGAACAGTTTAGAAAGCCTTTTAATAGAGTGTTTTTAGAATTACCAGCAGGAAAGGTTGATAAGGAAGAAATATTAGAAAAAGCAGCCTTAAGAGAACTTAAAGAAGAGACAGGATATTCAGCTAATAAGATAACATATTTAGGACAAATAGCACCATCACCAGGATTTTGTGATGAAGTAGTTCATATATATAAAGCTCATGAACTTAAAAAGGGAGAAACTAATTTTGATCATGATGAATTTTTAAATTTAAATGAATATTCCTTAGAGGAAGTTAAAAATATGATTATAGAAGGAAAAATAACTGATGCAAAAACTATAGCATGTTTATTTTTCTATGAAAATATTAAATAATGAGAAATAGGAACTAGAGTATTTGAAATTACTTTAGTTCTTATTTTTTTATAAATTTAAAAAAGTATGTATCTTTTTATTATGTTAATCATATCTTTTAATAAATAGCTTTAATGGAGGGTAAGAAGAATTTATGAGGATGTTTTTTAGTGGACTTATGGAGTCATTAAAGGAAAATAAAATCACTTTTTTATGGGTACTTTTATTCTTTTTAGTTGGAATAGTTTTAGGATCTTATACAGTTTACTATATGAGTGATTTTAATAGGGTTGAAATTACTACTTATTTTAATAACTTTTTAGAGTTTTTAGGTGGAAATTCTGTAGCTTATACAAGTATTCTTGTAGATAGTATAAAGAGTATTCTACCAATGGTTGTAATAATAGTTTTATTAGGTTACACAGCTGTAGGAACACCAATAATTCTTATGATGGATTTAGCTAAAGGATATGTTATTGGATTTACATTTTCTTTAATCGTTAGCATGCTAGGAAGCAAGGGTGTTATGTTAGTCTTATCAGGATTAATGCTTCAGAATTTAATTTTTATTCCAATAATAATGTTAATCAGCGTTTTGGCTATAAGACATTCAGTTACAAAGTTAAAAATGGGAGTATCTAGAGATAGAGTAAAACTTGATGTTAGTAGGGCATATTTAAACTTTCAAGGGCTTTTAAGCTTAATTATAATATCAGGAATACTAATTGAAACATATATATCACCTAATTTAATAAGATTAGTAATTAGTAGGTGATTTCTGTAATATAAATAATTATGTAATAACATTTTGGTTAGGAGTTAATATGAAAGATTTAGTAAGCAAATACGAAGTATATCTAGAATCAATAGGAAAGAGAAAGAATACCGTAAGTGCATACATTACAGATGTCTCTATGTATTTAGATTTTGTAGAGGAAAAAGGATTTAAAGTAAATGAGGATGGATATCCTTTGGTATCTTATGTACAACATCTAAAAGAAAATCATAAGTCTCCATCATCAATTCAAAGAACAATCATATCTTTAAGAAATTTTTACAATTTCTTAGTGGCAGAAGAATTTTTAAAGAAAGTTCCAAACTTAACTATGAAAAAGGAAAGAGTTGAAAAGAAAAAGCCTTTAGTTTTAACTGTTGAAGAAATAAATAAAATTATGAATTCAACTAATGTTTTAACTGAAAAGGGAATACGCGATAAGGCTTTATTAGAACTTATGTATGCTACTGGAATGAAAGTTTCAGAGTTAATATCTTTAAGAATTGAAGATATTAATTTGGATTCATCTTTTGTAAATTGTAGAGATAGTAGAGGGTATGAGAGACTTATACCAATAGGAAAAGCAGCTAAGGAATCTCTTAAAAGATATATTGTGGTAAGAGAAGATAATTCTAAAGGATCAGATAAGCTTTTCTTAAATATGAGTGGAGAACCTATAACTAGGCAAGGAGTTTGGAGAATTGTTAAGGAGTATGCTGTTATTGCAAATATTGGCAAGGATATAAATTTAAATACCTTTAGACATTCTTTTGCAGTGCATTTATTACAAAACGGAGCAAATGCTAAGGTGGTACAAGAACTATTAGGAAATCAAGTTATGACTTATATAGATATGTACTATGATATTATAAACAATGAAAAAATTAACAATATATACAGAAAGGCTCATCCAAGAGCATAATATATATAAGAAAAGGCTTTCATAAAAGTCTTTTCTTTTTATAATTTTTAGCTTTAAAATATTAGAATTTATTAAAAAATACATAAAAATAATTTTAATTTTATAATTAAGAAAAGAAAAATTCATTAATGTTGAAAAAAATATAATATTTTATAGGATGAAAGTACTTGTAAATAAGGAATCTCTCTGATAAAATGAATTTATGAAAAGGTTATCACAAATTGATAGTGTGGAGGAAAGAAACTTATGAGAATGTATGATTTAATATTAAAAAAGAGAAATGGTGGGGAATTAAGCACTGAAGAAATAAACTTTTTTGTTGATAAATATACAAATGGTGAAATACCAGATTATCAAGTAGCAGCCTTATTAATGGCTATATATTTCCAAAAAATGAATAAGAGAGAAACTTCAGATTTAACTATGGCTATGGTTAATTCAGGAGATATATTAGATTTAAGTGAAATACACGGTATAAAAGTAGATAAGCATTCAACTGGTGGGGTTGGTGATACTACTACTTTAGTTTTAGGACCTATGGTTGCGGCTTTAGGAATTCCTGTAGCTAAAATGTCAGGAAGAGGTCTTGGACATACTGGTGGAACAATAGATAAATTAGAAAGTTTTGATGGATTCTCAGTAGAAATGACTAAGGATCAATTTATAAATAATGTTAATAATATAAAATTAGCAGTTGGTGGACAAACAGGAGATTTAGCTCCAGCTGATAAAAAACTTTATGCTTTAAGAGATGTTACTGGAACTGTTGATAATGTATCATTAATAGCTTCAAGTATTATGAGTAAAAAAATTGCTGCAGGCGCTGATGCCATAGTATTAGACGTTAAGGTGGGAGATGGAGCATTTATGAAAACTCCAGAGGCAGCTAGAGAACTTGCAACTGAAATGGTTGGAATAGGTAAACATGTTGGAAGAAATACTGTTGCCATAATTTCAGATATGGATCAACCTTTAGGATTTGCTATAGGTAATGCATTAGAAGTTAAAGAAGCCATAGAAACTTTAAGAGGAAATGGTCCTAAGGATCTTTTAGAGCTTTGCTTAACACTTGGAAGCAACATGGTTGTTTTAGCAGGTGCTGCTAAAGATACTGATGAAGCAAGAAAAATGTTAATGGAAACAATAACTTCAGGAAAAGCAATTGAAAAATTAAAAGAATTTGTAAAAGCTCAAGGTGGAGATGCATCAGTTATTGATGATATATCAAACTTACATAATGCTAAATATGTAATTCCAGTTAAGGCTAATAAATCAGGGGTTGTAAGCAAAATACATGCTGAAAACATAGGATTAGTTGCTATGGAACTTGGAGCAGGAAGAGCTACTAAAGAAAGTATTATAGATTTAGCTGTTGGTATTGTTCTTCAAAAGAAAAGAGGAGACAAAGTTAATGAAGGAGATATCATAGCATATATTCATGCTGATGATGAAGAAAAAGGTAAGAAAGCAGTAGATGGAATATTAGCTAATTACGAAATATCAGATTCAGTAAAAGATATTCCATTAATATATGATATAGTTAAATAGTTTTAAAAA from Clostridium perfringens carries:
- a CDS encoding pyrimidine-nucleoside phosphorylase; amino-acid sequence: MRMYDLILKKRNGGELSTEEINFFVDKYTNGEIPDYQVAALLMAIYFQKMNKRETSDLTMAMVNSGDILDLSEIHGIKVDKHSTGGVGDTTTLVLGPMVAALGIPVAKMSGRGLGHTGGTIDKLESFDGFSVEMTKDQFINNVNNIKLAVGGQTGDLAPADKKLYALRDVTGTVDNVSLIASSIMSKKIAAGADAIVLDVKVGDGAFMKTPEAARELATEMVGIGKHVGRNTVAIISDMDQPLGFAIGNALEVKEAIETLRGNGPKDLLELCLTLGSNMVVLAGAAKDTDEARKMLMETITSGKAIEKLKEFVKAQGGDASVIDDISNLHNAKYVIPVKANKSGVVSKIHAENIGLVAMELGAGRATKESIIDLAVGIVLQKKRGDKVNEGDIIAYIHADDEEKGKKAVDGILANYEISDSVKDIPLIYDIVK
- a CDS encoding site-specific tyrosine recombinase, translating into MKDLVSKYEVYLESIGKRKNTVSAYITDVSMYLDFVEEKGFKVNEDGYPLVSYVQHLKENHKSPSSIQRTIISLRNFYNFLVAEEFLKKVPNLTMKKERVEKKKPLVLTVEEINKIMNSTNVLTEKGIRDKALLELMYATGMKVSELISLRIEDINLDSSFVNCRDSRGYERLIPIGKAAKESLKRYIVVREDNSKGSDKLFLNMSGEPITRQGVWRIVKEYAVIANIGKDINLNTFRHSFAVHLLQNGANAKVVQELLGNQVMTYIDMYYDIINNEKINNIYRKAHPRA
- the spoIVB gene encoding SpoIVB peptidase, with translation MKNMNKRIKIISIIMMSLILLLSSVTFARDYCESNNVFASSNFYSLNSKSSNDEKFKNRYGVALVNSEQEKKDIELYAGGNSVGVRVSTDGVLAVGYSDLTTGEGEVESPAQNGGIQIGDRLISVNGNKIKNSKDLSKKINESKSENVEILIERNGEEITKNINLSKNADGDYKIGLWVRDSTAGVGTLTFYDKESGKYGAIGHPITDSETEKILSIKNGDLLNSSIISIKKGVKGNPGELRGIFSSDKKPIGNVTGNTQCGIFGSMNTENLKNINNKTYKVGWRDEIQPGPAQIITTIDEEGPKLYDIEIVKLAKQDSISTKSMVIKITDERLLEKTGGVVQGMSGSPIIQNDKIIGAVTHVLVNKPEVGYGIYIEWMLKDAKII
- the spo0A gene encoding sporulation transcription factor Spo0A; the protein is MKESKISVLIADDNKEFCNILNDYLLSQRDIVVTGIAKDGLEALKLIEEKQPDLVVLDIIMPHLDGLGVLERINSLGLEKTPRVIVLSAVGQDKITQRAITLGADYYVVKPFDMDVFTERIRQMFNSTISEEPTNSKPTISVVEGSKSEDSSSDDNKEPMDLEVEITSIIHEIGVPAHIKGYMYLREAITMVVNDMELLSAITKELYPSIAKKYNTTASRVERAIRHAIEVAWGRGQIDAINKIFGHTIHNDKGKPTNSEFIAMVADKLRLKNKVS
- a CDS encoding NUDIX hydrolase, whose protein sequence is MDLYEKTLNEESIFKCSFMELVKQKVKLPDGNEAERDIVKHSNGVCVIAFNEKGNILMVEQFRKPFNRVFLELPAGKVDKEEILEKAALRELKEETGYSANKITYLGQIAPSPGFCDEVVHIYKAHELKKGETNFDHDEFLNLNEYSLEEVKNMIIEGKITDAKTIACLFFYENIK
- the spoIIM gene encoding stage II sporulation protein M encodes the protein MRMFFSGLMESLKENKITFLWVLLFFLVGIVLGSYTVYYMSDFNRVEITTYFNNFLEFLGGNSVAYTSILVDSIKSILPMVVIIVLLGYTAVGTPIILMMDLAKGYVIGFTFSLIVSMLGSKGVMLVLSGLMLQNLIFIPIIMLISVLAIRHSVTKLKMGVSRDRVKLDVSRAYLNFQGLLSLIIISGILIETYISPNLIRLVISR